A single window of Granulicella cerasi DNA harbors:
- a CDS encoding S1/P1 nuclease, whose protein sequence is MNRSTLRRFARSAAVVTLMFALSTEPTWAWGRDGHRITALVAEAYLTPSTKAAIAALLKGQRISDIASWPDEIRSNRPETGPWHFVDIPRSADKFDRDRDCPLDPKNPKSPWRDCVTDRINFFEGQLGDDTLSADQRADALKFLVHFMGDIHQPMHAIGDDRGGNGIRVAFLGSNQCGNYKCNLHGVWDESILEHRGLSNEKYTSLLLKEIKENNWERMSGGEPTTWANVSHHYAALAYAPNGALLDSKYVAEETKVIDAELALGGLRLARVLNRILGNPAEQDPTRVTPAPADQRQVLPSSAPAADQPKQ, encoded by the coding sequence ATGAACCGTTCTACACTACGTCGTTTCGCACGCAGCGCCGCTGTCGTTACGCTGATGTTTGCCCTGTCCACAGAGCCCACTTGGGCCTGGGGCCGCGATGGTCATCGCATCACCGCACTCGTGGCCGAGGCGTACCTCACGCCCTCCACCAAGGCTGCCATCGCCGCGCTGCTCAAGGGCCAGCGCATCTCGGACATCGCGTCGTGGCCGGATGAAATCCGCTCCAACCGCCCCGAAACGGGGCCGTGGCATTTCGTCGACATTCCCCGCAGCGCGGACAAGTTTGACCGCGACCGCGACTGCCCACTCGATCCGAAGAACCCCAAGAGCCCCTGGCGTGACTGCGTGACCGATCGCATCAACTTCTTCGAAGGCCAGCTCGGCGACGACACACTCTCAGCCGATCAGCGCGCCGATGCGTTGAAGTTCCTCGTGCACTTCATGGGCGACATTCACCAGCCGATGCACGCTATCGGCGATGACCGCGGCGGCAACGGCATCCGTGTCGCCTTCCTCGGATCGAACCAGTGCGGCAACTACAAGTGCAATCTGCACGGTGTGTGGGATGAGTCGATCCTCGAGCACCGCGGCCTCTCTAACGAGAAGTACACGTCGCTGCTGCTGAAGGAAATCAAAGAGAACAACTGGGAACGCATGAGCGGCGGCGAACCCACCACCTGGGCCAACGTCTCGCACCACTACGCTGCACTCGCGTATGCGCCGAACGGAGCTCTTCTCGATAGCAAGTATGTGGCAGAAGAGACCAAGGTGATCGACGCGGAGCTCGCTCTCGGCGGCCTCCGCCTCGCCCGAGTGCTGAATCGCATCCTCGGCAACCCTGCAGAGCAGGACCCAACGCGCGTGACACCGGCGCCTGCCGACCAACGCCAGGTATTGCCGTCCTCCGCCCCCGCAGCAGATCAACCAAAGCAATAA
- a CDS encoding VWA domain-containing protein, translated as MKRSWFAMNRRSVPKLHAMFAVVLTLWPAFAMAQQDAVSTLRVTTRLVVLDVVVTDKKGQPITDLKPSDFEVLEDKVPQTIRSFEPPSAHALPATQMTPEQAKAEVYDPAKPANFGQTSVNILVLDQLNTHFADSSFARRQMKDYLQSQSEVLAQPTTLLVVYQDHFKLLQQFTRDRAKLLTALAKAPVNYSWEYEMKGKADNGPVTRLETTVRALQEMTQVYAPVPGRKNVIWVGGGFPSLDPESLANNDLREVQETMKHVINQLVDTRMTLYAVDPTSTAAGMTELTDFQQMAFAQLSGELSSAPVDPVDNDADFDSLSALTGGRVIRSMNNVAKQIALSVDYGTQFYTMSYSPTNKSDTATKFRNIKVICKRPDAVVTTRKGYYTGATPKDNVKQELAYDLSTAATSSQPMNGLNVTVDRNTSVAVLNDEWIIRVQAPALTWTPQEDGSSKADVTVMAVSLDKKGRPLGHLAKGGSATAKAGVNLRDASKYANFDFTAEPAAKAVKIRFVVRDNTNGRMGTFDVSLKDDRRNNEE; from the coding sequence GTGAAGCGCTCGTGGTTTGCGATGAATCGCCGTTCTGTGCCGAAGCTGCACGCGATGTTTGCTGTTGTCTTGACGCTGTGGCCCGCGTTTGCGATGGCGCAGCAGGATGCTGTGAGCACGCTGCGTGTGACTACGCGTCTCGTAGTGCTTGATGTCGTCGTGACGGACAAGAAGGGGCAGCCGATTACGGACCTCAAGCCGAGCGACTTCGAGGTTCTCGAAGATAAGGTGCCGCAGACCATCCGCAGCTTTGAGCCGCCATCGGCGCACGCTCTGCCTGCGACGCAGATGACACCCGAGCAGGCGAAGGCGGAAGTCTATGACCCGGCGAAGCCTGCAAACTTTGGCCAGACGTCGGTGAACATCCTTGTGCTGGACCAGCTGAACACGCACTTTGCGGATAGCTCTTTCGCACGTCGGCAGATGAAGGATTATCTGCAGAGCCAGAGCGAAGTTCTGGCGCAGCCGACGACGCTGCTGGTCGTGTATCAGGACCACTTCAAGCTGCTGCAGCAATTCACGCGCGATCGTGCGAAGTTGTTGACCGCGTTGGCGAAGGCCCCGGTGAACTACTCGTGGGAGTACGAGATGAAGGGCAAGGCAGACAACGGCCCCGTCACGCGACTCGAAACGACCGTTCGCGCGTTGCAGGAGATGACGCAGGTGTATGCGCCTGTTCCTGGCCGTAAGAATGTGATCTGGGTTGGTGGCGGTTTCCCGTCGCTCGATCCGGAGTCGCTGGCGAACAATGATCTGCGTGAAGTGCAAGAGACGATGAAGCACGTCATCAACCAGCTTGTCGATACGCGGATGACGCTCTATGCGGTAGATCCTACGAGCACGGCTGCTGGCATGACGGAGCTGACGGACTTCCAGCAGATGGCATTCGCACAGTTGTCGGGTGAGCTGTCGTCCGCTCCTGTCGACCCTGTCGACAACGACGCGGATTTCGATTCGCTGAGTGCGCTGACCGGTGGTCGCGTGATTCGCAGCATGAACAACGTGGCCAAGCAGATTGCCTTGAGCGTGGACTACGGCACGCAGTTCTACACGATGAGCTACTCGCCGACGAACAAGAGCGATACCGCAACGAAGTTCCGCAACATCAAGGTGATTTGCAAGCGGCCTGATGCGGTGGTGACCACGCGCAAGGGCTACTACACCGGAGCAACGCCGAAGGACAACGTGAAGCAAGAGCTCGCGTATGACCTCAGCACGGCGGCTACGAGCTCACAGCCGATGAACGGCCTGAATGTCACGGTGGACCGCAACACCTCGGTGGCGGTGTTGAACGATGAGTGGATCATTCGTGTGCAGGCACCCGCACTTACGTGGACACCGCAAGAGGATGGCTCGTCGAAGGCCGACGTCACGGTGATGGCCGTGTCGCTGGATAAGAAGGGCAGGCCGCTCGGTCACCTTGCGAAGGGCGGCTCTGCTACAGCGAAGGCTGGCGTCAATCTGCGTGATGCGTCGAAGTACGCCAACTTCGATTTCACGGCGGAGCCTGCTGCGAAGGCCGTGAAGATACGCTTCGTTGTTCGCGACAACACGAACGGCCGCATGGGCACATTCGATGTGTCGCTGAAGGACGATCGCCGCAACAACGAAGAGTAG
- a CDS encoding aldo/keto reductase, which translates to MSTNTHTRQLGNSDMHLTRIGFGAWAIGGDDWAHGWGPQDDNDSIAAIHHAIDVGINWIDTAAVYGLGHSEVIVGKALKTASTKPYIFTKCAMTWGEDRKIVQSMKKIRQECEDSLKRLAIDAIDLYQIHWPVPDDEIEEGWQVMADLQREGKVRYIGVSNFSVEQMKRAQLIAPITSQQPPYSAINRTYEAENLPFCFEQNIGVINYAPMHSGLLTGAMTKERAAKLPDTDFRKRAKNYQEPQLSKNLALAEKMKQIGERHGVIAGVIATAWTLHNPAITAAIVGGRNANQIDGVKPALTFALTDAEYAEINDFIAGNE; encoded by the coding sequence ATGAGCACGAACACACATACTCGACAGCTTGGCAATAGTGATATGCATCTCACGCGCATCGGCTTTGGCGCATGGGCCATCGGCGGCGACGACTGGGCGCATGGATGGGGGCCGCAGGATGACAACGACTCCATCGCCGCGATTCATCATGCGATCGATGTCGGCATCAACTGGATCGACACCGCTGCGGTCTATGGCCTCGGACACTCCGAAGTGATCGTCGGCAAGGCGCTGAAGACAGCCTCCACCAAGCCGTACATCTTCACCAAATGCGCGATGACCTGGGGTGAAGACCGCAAGATCGTACAGTCGATGAAAAAGATTCGTCAGGAGTGCGAAGACAGCCTCAAGCGTCTCGCCATCGACGCCATCGATCTCTATCAGATCCACTGGCCCGTGCCCGACGATGAGATCGAAGAGGGCTGGCAGGTGATGGCAGACCTGCAACGCGAAGGCAAAGTGCGCTACATCGGCGTCTCGAACTTCTCCGTCGAGCAGATGAAGCGCGCGCAGCTCATCGCACCGATTACCTCGCAGCAGCCGCCATACTCCGCCATCAATCGCACCTACGAAGCAGAGAACCTTCCCTTCTGCTTCGAGCAGAACATCGGCGTCATCAACTATGCCCCGATGCACTCCGGCCTGCTCACTGGTGCGATGACTAAGGAACGCGCAGCTAAGCTACCTGACACCGATTTCCGCAAGCGCGCGAAGAACTATCAGGAGCCACAGCTCTCCAAGAACCTCGCTCTCGCGGAGAAGATGAAGCAGATCGGCGAGCGTCACGGAGTGATCGCAGGTGTCATCGCCACCGCGTGGACGCTGCACAACCCCGCAATCACCGCTGCGATTGTGGGCGGCCGCAATGCCAATCAGATTGACGGCGTAAAGCCCGCACTCACCTTCGCGCTGACGGATGCGGAGTACGCAGAGATCAACGACTTCATCGCCGGCAACGAATAG
- a CDS encoding inner membrane CreD family protein produces the protein MNLLSTPPVLQKRSLGMKFFVIAALALIMSIPGLMISSMVDDRNDSHGLAAHWENNQRIEAKPTTVLGIRLVDSYRSTNRSLKYITLFLGLVFLTYFIFEITTSKRIHPAQYALVGVAQVIFYLLLLSLSEHIGFDLAFMIAGSATIALFSMYVHWIFGGAQYASRAAAIFTTLYLFIYALLRLGDYALLIGSVTSFAAVAATMYFTRHLDWYSMGFQEAQTSPASAPRESWLD, from the coding sequence ATGAACCTGCTTTCCACTCCACCCGTATTGCAGAAACGATCGCTTGGCATGAAATTCTTCGTGATTGCCGCACTGGCGCTGATCATGAGCATCCCGGGCCTCATGATCAGCAGCATGGTCGACGATCGCAACGACTCACACGGACTCGCGGCTCACTGGGAGAACAACCAACGCATCGAAGCGAAGCCCACTACTGTACTTGGCATCCGACTGGTCGACTCTTATCGTTCCACTAACCGCTCGCTGAAATACATCACGCTCTTCCTCGGCCTCGTCTTCCTCACCTACTTTATCTTCGAGATCACCACGAGCAAGCGCATCCATCCTGCGCAATACGCGCTCGTCGGTGTAGCACAAGTCATCTTCTACCTGCTGCTGCTCTCACTCTCTGAACACATCGGCTTCGACCTCGCCTTCATGATCGCGGGCTCGGCGACGATCGCGCTCTTCTCCATGTACGTTCATTGGATCTTCGGCGGGGCACAATACGCCAGCCGTGCCGCAGCTATCTTCACCACGCTCTACCTCTTCATCTACGCGCTGCTCCGACTCGGCGACTACGCCCTGCTTATCGGCTCCGTCACCAGCTTCGCCGCCGTAGCCGCCACCATGTACTTCACCCGCCACCTCGACTGGTACAGCATGGGCTTTCAAGAGGCACAGACATCTCCTGCGAGCGCACCGCGGGAATCATGGCTTGACTAG
- a CDS encoding transcriptional regulator produces MPEKESRFAYEGLDRIIHERARLSVLTSLLTHKDGLTFVELKDLCNLTDGNLARHLQVLEEDAMVKIIKSDEGPRTQTVCRITATGRKRYLQYLDTLEQVIKDAQKAAKSAPAEKHRSKLSSLKA; encoded by the coding sequence ATGCCTGAGAAAGAATCCCGCTTCGCCTACGAAGGCCTCGACCGCATCATCCACGAGCGCGCACGCCTCAGCGTGCTCACATCCCTTCTCACACACAAGGACGGACTTACCTTCGTCGAACTCAAAGACCTTTGTAACCTCACCGATGGCAACCTCGCGCGTCATCTGCAAGTGCTCGAAGAAGACGCCATGGTGAAGATCATCAAGAGTGACGAAGGCCCTCGCACGCAAACTGTCTGCCGCATTACCGCCACCGGCCGCAAGCGCTACCTGCAATACCTCGACACGCTCGAGCAGGTCATCAAGGACGCGCAGAAGGCTGCGAAGTCCGCTCCTGCAGAGAAGCATCGCAGCAAGCTATCGAGTCTGAAAGCGTAA